The following nucleotide sequence is from Pandoraea thiooxydans.
CCGGGGCGGACGGAGCGAGTGTGATGCTCGGCTTGCAGAACGAACGGGAATGGGCGAGCTTTTGCGAAAAGGTACTGCTGCAACCCGCACTCGCATCGGATCCGCGCTTTGCCGGAAACGCACGGCGGGTGGCTGCGCGCGAAGCGTTGCGTCAGATCATTGTCGATGCGTTTCGCGAACTGAGTGCGCCGCAAGTCGTGGCCCGCCTGCAGGACGCGCAGATCGCCAACGCACGCGTGAACACCATGCATGAAGTCTGGGAGCATCCGCAGCTTCATGCACGCGGGCGCTGGCGCGAGATCGGCTCGCCCGTGGGGCCATTGCCGGCGCTGCTGCCGCCCGGCAATTGGGACGACGGCGATCCCCGCATGGATCCGGTCCCGGCCCTGGGCGAGCACACCGAGACCATTCTTGCCGAGCTGGGCCTGGATACCGAAGCGATTGCGGCGCTGCGCGCCGCGGGTGCGATATGAAAGCCCATGCACGTACCTACCTGTTCGTGCCGGGCAACCGCCCCGAGCGTTTCGACAAGGCGGTGGCCAGCGCGGCGGACGTCGTCGTCATCGACCTGGAGGATGCGGTCGCCGCATCGGCCAAGAGCGAGGCTCGAGATCGGGTGATGCACTGGTCGGCGCAGCTCGACACACCAATGCTCGACCGTATTGCGCTGCGCATCAACGACCCGCAGTCGGAGCCTTTCCCCGAGGATCTGCGATTGGTGCGCGAATCGCGAATTCGTCTGGTCATGCTCCCCAAGGCAGAGCACGCCGAACACGTCGACGCCCTGGTCAGCGCGGTTCCGGACGTGAGCGTGCTGCCGCTGCTGGAGACGGCGCGAGGGCTCGCTCATTGCCGAGCCATCGCCGGCGCGAGCGGGGTCGTTCGGCTGGTCTTCGGCACTCTCGACTTCGCTCTCGACCTGGAGCTGGACATCACCGACGATCCGCAGCCGCTGGCCGAAGCAGCCGCGTCGATCACTCTGGCTTCACGCCTTG
It contains:
- a CDS encoding HpcH/HpaI aldolase/citrate lyase family protein translates to MKAHARTYLFVPGNRPERFDKAVASAADVVVIDLEDAVAASAKSEARDRVMHWSAQLDTPMLDRIALRINDPQSEPFPEDLRLVRESRIRLVMLPKAEHAEHVDALVSAVPDVSVLPLLETARGLAHCRAIAGASGVVRLVFGTLDFALDLELDITDDPQPLAEAAASITLASRLAQLSAPVAGVTPQIDDEARLLADWSWFWRRGFGAKLCIHPRQIAPLHAAMAPDAASLAWARRVVAADAAGTGAASVDGQMVDRPVVLRAWRMLRRAGL